In Erigeron canadensis isolate Cc75 chromosome 8, C_canadensis_v1, whole genome shotgun sequence, the DNA window GTTTTGTCAGATCTGGCGGACAAACAAAACTCAGCATGGCGATCCACATGAAACTCAACGAAGAATATCTAACCTTTTTTATTCTGTAAGAGGGCTAAAAACTAAAATGAAATACCTATCCAAGGCAATAGACCATTTGCTATCGATGATATCAGTCAGAGCAAGTAATGCGGCAGGCAAAGCTAAAGCAGTTAGAAGAGAGCTTAGTACTGTCATCATAGCACCTTGTTTCATCAACTCCATTGCTATTCCTGCGTCATTGACCAGAAGAATATAATCGCATAATTTCATAACTAAACGTATTGGAAAATGACAAGGTTAAAGTTGTTACTTGATGTAAGCCAGTCCTCAATTGCAGTGCTTATGGCAATCAAATGCTTGGATTCCCACTGTAACGCATACCTAAAAAAATTGACTACAAACTATCACTTTTTAGTCTTTTTGATATCCTTCATTATCTCGACCCGTATATACCTTTCCATGTTATTGTTCTGTCCCTCCCAAGGCCTAAAGAAATCTTCTTCTTGAAAGACAAACCCTGAAACCAGAATTTCCACTGCCAGCCTCTAGAGACagagagttaaataacaaatttgTCTTTAAAACATTGTAGCAGTAAGTGAAAACTAAAATTAGACTCACGCCGTTATTGTGGTTTTCCCCTATCACTTTGAACTCAAATTCTTCCACACTACCAGTCCTTCTAGCCATCTTAGCCCCTGAAAGTCCAGCGCCTGCAGCTGGTTTACTCAACGTATTAGTCCTTACTCAATCATGTTTATCATATATTGAATCAAGTATCCTTTTATCACCTCCAAACGATGCAGCGACCGCAACAGAACCTGCAATGCTTCCAGTAGCACTTGCAACAGCAGCAAAGCCACCAGCTCCAACCACTGGCACAACGGTACCTAGTGTAGGAGCTAAAGCGCTAACTCCTGATGCAATTGCCGGAGCAGCTAAACCTGTTGACAACATGAGAAAATTGTGTTTGGTGTTTGTTCTTTTACacgaaaaatatataaaatgcatagttctatgatttaattaataagaatCATACCGCCAGTAATTGCCATTAACGTTCCACCAGTCACAGCTGCTGCTCCAATTAGACCTCCACGCTTCCACTTCTCCCACGAGTCGTCACGCTCATTTACTTTTCCTTCTTCTTGTTCCAAAACCACCATTGCAGAACAAGAAAGAACCACCTCAATCGCTTCCTGGAATATCAAAATCTTAATCTGTGTTGGAATGCtgaaatcaaatataaaacatcaacaacaaaaaaaaaaacaaaacaaaccatttttatccacATAACATCAAACCATGTTGCAAGCAACCTCAAAGCAGCACGATGATGAGCATCATACCCTTTTTGTCGTTGTTCAGATTTCTTGTCATCTTCAGGTGTATCTGACAAACAAGCTGAAAGAAGCTCATATAAGACTGCCACTTTCCTTCGGTTACCAATCAAACTGGCCTCTTCAAATATTGTTTCTTCAACTTCCTTAGTGTAAGAAGTAGGGACTTTCTGTTCCTTTGTTTCAGCTATTGATTCACTAACAGAGAACTTTTCACGCCATTCTTGTGCGTATGCACgctgttttttctttttctgttcaGAACTTTCTTCTGATGTTTCTATGCTTGATACCGTTGTGTCTACTGCTTTTGACAATGCAAGTTCTTGCTCTTCCACTTCTTTAGGACCATCACTTTCTTCTGCTAGTACTTTCAATAGCTGTCAAAAACTAATAATATCAACCACATTTTatacttgttatatatatagatggttggatcagtggtaaacacccttgcctctggagacagaggtcatgggttcgatcctcatcccatgcaaaggttggagggccttttctaccatttaggtagaaactggaagcagcctctctactttggtagaggtaaggtctgcctacatcttaacctcccccatacaccgtcgaggtattggggctcaaaacccgtggaaggcggcactgaggagttacttacttactttttttacaGTATTTTGCTACACTTACCAAAAAGATTAATGAAAAACCTGCTTGTTAATTAAgactaaataatataaaagtgtGAAGTAACATACTGGTCTGACATTACTCTTCCAATGAGAACTTGTAGCAGCTGTTTCAAGATCAGGCCATGATGCACTGTCGATACCTAGGCACCTGTACGTAAttggaaaaagagaaaaaaaaaatttaaaaaatgcatAAGATGAAAGAAATCGACCACACACaaaatgataaattataaataccTGAAGACAGGGCGGAGAAGACCGGAAGATTCATGAACCCAAAGACGACGATCATTCGAGAAAGCATCGGCACCGATGGATGACGACGTCGTACTAGTACCCAACAACGGACGAGTTTGATGGTCTGTACCTGGTTTAGTGCTATTGCAAACAACCCTCCAGCTGCCCTTTTTGTTCTTTCTATCAAGGTTGTCGTGGAAGACATGGATCTCTTATTTATTTCGAATATATAATATTGGAAAGCTTTGGATCATTAATAATAATTCATGCATACGCATCTCATAATTTCTTACTACCTTCTCCATTGATCCCCGAAAATACATTAAAGTTTGAAAACTATCAATTTTATAAAAGCAATCACGTTTTCATTGTAATCATGATTCAACTATAATGATAACtactataattataatattaggCTTTCAATAAACTTAATTACAAATAATCTTCCACTAATTATAGCAAAATAAATCTTCTTTCAGCTTTTATCTTAGTAAAAGGTAACATTGTAGGAAAATATGTTTTTACTGGCTTAATGGCGGATGTATATTTGGTTTTCCACCAAGGAGTTCGTTTCTGGCTAGAGTGACAAGCTTGTGAATTTTTCCTTGAACACCAGTTATAGCTCTTGAACTCTAGCAGGCTGGAGCGTTATGCTGGGTTGGTCCATTATATGGTTCGGTCTTCCTTGAAAGTACTCGacaaattgttaaaaataaaaaattgattatatatatatatatatatatatacatatcaatactccatatataaacaaactacccgtCTATCCAtctccaaattaaacactctacctttaaattccctatttttacccttttaatttacactaccaccaaacactttaatcctgaaatatcaaaaatacccttaagaaAACCTTACGCCCAATTTGTCTCCCTTTCCCCCTCAAGCTGctcacatattataccaaaaaacacaCTCATACAACAAAAGACACATACATTCCCCCAAAACCACCTCCCTCTAAAACACATATAGCCATCGCCCCCCAAAACCGTCGTCGTCTCTGccgtctaaaacacacatagccatagGTACGGTGATCCGATAATCGCGCGAGTACCGCTAATTAACAAGCTTTTTTTTCCTATGCCTCGCCGCATTACGCAGgtacaaaactaatatatatatatatatatatatatatattgtaacatTAAATAAAGGAAAGAGTTAATTGCACAAATCATctatgtttttttaaaggtattaCTTTCTTATCACTAAATAATATATAGCGATGTgtattaagttaattaaaaaaagaataaaaaaaaatgaaaaaataaaaaaatattaaaaaaaacaagctaaaaaaaacggaccttctctcccttctctcatTAAGAACtttctctctggatctctaccttttatatatatatataggggaaagataatttgagaccaactaaagaaagtccaaaaaaggaccattgattttcgtaacttacacaccaccatcatcatctactacgatatacaagactttttgtaaaaacactaagactttctggcgacgggcccacagaaaaatcatgtgtaagttaacttacacatgattttctggtgggcccgtcgccagAAAGTCttaatgtttttacaaaaaagtcttgtatatcgtagtagatgatgatggtgtacaaaaatcaatggtcctagttggtcctaaaataagaagtggtctcaaaatatttcacccctatatatatataacgatgtttttatttttaacaaatgatAAAAACAGTCCACAATATAGATACGAATCATAATAATCTACAAATATACGAATTTCACACTTTTATctaatactattttataaactattttgctctttttttaaatctcaattaagtaattgaactacctaaattacttatcttctttattaactaatttaaacatctctacctaatatatatataataccattaaatctcaaccattcatttatCTCTCTATGCTTAAGTATCAAccaatcttttttttctttctctcctccattaatcatttattctatcaatttattcaaaatcttttatctcaaaaaccgtacatcgataaattataaaaattatatgggtgttcttaaaattttatgttctttcattagagatgtcattcgatatactttcgttgaatttttaaatccgagtatggagcccgtacggttaaggcattttgCTATCATAcgctatgacttgacctatcatccccaccatctcaccatcGCAACGCGCGGACTCTATCTCTCGTGTCTATAAATTTACATAGATTTATTGATACAATGATACAAAATctcatttttttattcttattttttattttttctgaaCATTCAAAGGCTTTTATtgctatatctatatctatactatattataaacttCATCcgtttaaattttaagttttaacatttactttcttaaaatgcctcatatctattctatatttacctaaaaaagtataatatcttttctctctctttaaatttcaaccaataattttttttttctctctcctccattaactatttattacgagtacttcaattcattcaaaaatattttatctcaaaaacagtacatcgataaattataaaaattatatgtgtgttcttaaaatttcactctttcattagagatgtcattcgatatattttcgacgaatttttaaatccgaggtcgGAACCCGTACGATTAaggtatttggctatcacactctatgccctatcatactctatgacctatcacactttaccACCTATCACCCCAACTATCTTACCGCCGGAAAGCGCAGGTACTAACTCTCGTGAACGCTAACAAGGTGTTAGTCGAAACATACATGAAGGAtaaaggaaaaaacaaaaacggGGAAAACACAAGTTTAAAAATTGAAACTAGTCCGTCTTGTCCAGTCGTAGCAGGGCTTTGTTGATCTTTTCGAAAACCACAAGAAGCTTGTAGTTTTGATGGCCTTTGTTGCGAAGCGAAGAGATGGAGTCTTGTTCAGAAATATGCTATCTTTCCGCATTTTCCACAATGCCCCCAAGATTACCAAGTTAAGAAGATTGCTCTTGTCTGGTGAGAGTTGAAGTTGTTATGCATCTCGAGTAAATCTTTAAGGCTGGAAGGTTTTACGAGTATTTGTTACAAAAACGATAGATTGAATTATTAGGCACGAATGAATCTTCAGTTCATACGTCAAGATGTTGCTAAACACTTCATTTGAAATGTTAATAATTGAATAATGTTGTTACTATCAATTTTTAATCCtagagttttaattttttatatgatctTAACGTtcgttaaaataaaaatgtttttatgagAACGCAGCCCGTATAGcgataatttttataaacctTCATAAAGTAATGAAAATGCAGACAAACGGACTCTATGCATATTGGAACGTCTGCTAAAGACAGCCAAACAATGGCAGACCTTGAAACTTTACAAACAGACAGTGAAAGCTGAATCGAATTGTTGGCATGGGTAGGGAGAATTGTATTGATCTTTATGACCctgaaaatttaatttaattgacaCCAGTTACATTGACTAAAAACTAACAGATATAGAGCCACCTGACAACACgccttaataataataattatcataatattgatattcatatattaattaattaactgaTTATACAAAAAGGAGGACCAACcaacaaaccaaccaaaatgaGGACCAACCAACCAACACACCACCCTCTCATTTTGGTGTGTGCAGATACTTGCAGGAAGCTCCCTTCTTGCACCTGCCGCTCTCGTAATATCTACACCGCTGCCCTTTAGATGGTGGCTTTGAATGACCTCCACCGCTACCGGTACCCAAGGAAGACTGTTTGTTCCAATAACTCCTACTGGTCCTGGTATATCCTGGTTCATCAACGTGATGACTTCTCTCCCGTGGACTTTTACTATTACTGTTGTACCTTTCCCCACCAGACCTGCGCGGATTTGGGTTTGGATTAGCGTTTGGGTTTGGGTTCAGGTCCCACCCTACGTTCCCATTACCACTACCCAATGTAGACTGTTTGTTCGACGAACTCCTACTGCTCCTGGTATATCCTGGCTCCTCAACATGATGACTTCTCTCTCGCGGGCTATTACTACTACTGTTGAACCTTTCCGAACCAGACCTGCGCTGGTTTGGGCTTGGATTTGGGTTTAAGGTTGAGTTTGGATCGGTGTTCGGGTTCAGGTCCCACCCTATGTTCCCACTCCGACCTTCACCTGGTCTTCCTGTATGATTGGATTTACCTTGAGTTGTGTCTGATTGCAAGTTAGACGGGTCAAATGGATCCAGTCCCAATGTCAagggcggcggcggtggtggtggaggcaattgtttttgttgttgtgacTCTTCTGGCTTGATAAATTCACCATCTTCCTCCGTGTCTTCTCTCCTGTGGTTGGTTGTACCTTCCAACCCTTTGATCTGAGCAACTCTGCTGACTAACTTTGCACCAATACCAAAGCTCTTTGGTGCTTGCATGGGTTCGCCAGACTTTGTTTCCAGCATTTGTTCTGGATTTTGTACAATGCCACCTCCTGGCCCTCCATGACTCGTTTCAGAACCGCCATGACTATGACGTGTATCACCTTGTGCAAGTGACTGATGAAAATTGTAATTTCCATTTTCCTTCGCTTCCACTTCACCAATTTTTGTTTCCATCTCTCCCTCATCACCTTCTGCTTTAGCAGATGCATTTATGTCAATCATTCCCTGTGGAGCTCTCTCCATATCCGTCCACTTAAAACCCAAA includes these proteins:
- the LOC122610208 gene encoding LOW QUALITY PROTEIN: transmembrane and coiled-coil domain-containing protein 4-like (The sequence of the model RefSeq protein was modified relative to this genomic sequence to represent the inferred CDS: inserted 1 base in 1 codon), with amino-acid sequence MSSTTTLIERTKRAAGGLFAIALNQVQXHQTRPLLGTSTTSSSIGADAFSNDRRLWVHESSGLLRPVFRCLGIDSASWPDLETAATSSHWKSNVRPLLKVLAEESDGPKEVEEQELALSKAVDTTVSSIETSEESSEQKKKKQRAYAQEWREKFSVSESIAETKEQKVPTSYTKEVEETIFEEASLIGNRRKVAVLYELLSACLSDTPEDDKKSEQRQKGYDAHHRAALRLLATWFDVMWIKMEAIEVVLSCSAMVVLEQEEGKVNERDDSWEKWKRGGLIGAAAVTGGTLMAITGGLAAPAIASGVSALAPTLGTVVPVVGAGGFAAVASATGSIAGSVAVAASFGAAGAGLSGAKMARRTGSVEEFEFKVIGENHNNGRLAVEILVSGFVFQEEDFFRPWEGQNNNMERYALQWESKHLIAISTAIEDWLTSRIAMELMKQGAMMTVLSSLLTALALPAALLALTDIIDSKWSIALDRSDKTGKLLAEVLVNGLQGNRPVTLVGFSLGARVIFKCLENLAETGHVGIVERVVLLGAPVSIKDENWDAARRVVSGRLINAYSENDWMLGVAFRASLLSQGLAGIQPVDVPGIENVDLTELIEGHSSYLWGSREILDRLDLESYYPVFKIGYTKD